In Drosophila nasuta strain 15112-1781.00 chromosome 2R, ASM2355853v1, whole genome shotgun sequence, a single genomic region encodes these proteins:
- the LOC132786650 gene encoding uncharacterized protein LOC132786650 gives MRRSCPKFNLMADQSSSDAQELTDNLDDKDVTFNCNVEGGKQDVFDDDPELNTKSVRSNNASDDSDASMYNRCWERAQHYVHEFIKKQDDNLSEDTNSKASSCRENIEVSKKEQLKKSFQKMNCTRCSHETDTGNHSDTELSQLSPSSSEESKTYSQVYSEILEESKARQKKAEKICRVYNHNNERTMRWVKKIGQYDDDDSTTDASERSDKDAEDNCAQSEHDIDYESLIKEQLDVIAQYQSDPLATFRNCMKEYISDIDEARIFEKNTLMNTKQLDSPKLSARSKHCTQQLVSENETSKLKVAKIIGENETEILQFEHCEIYHVKKSNRNKDMSNWHENKSDTFLSFPTKEVSPKSKSPKEIVEPSSNYIDHSAEFKDQSEMRNDKKSEYQHLEANSSEMSLKYNDDCYKQVSERSESSDESETSLRSFLLKDEQESHRTRGPKKSDGTSNNSRKSQHLPTTSSRNSEAHSSYDNSSDSTKNYCVSSKSSTSYCSEINSNRSHKRISKDIASKSYENRACSPIKVKLTPRRANQMICKQIEAIDDYGDDADYIEYPSEVKLQHSQASITSEDKGIQYPSEDEEDPLRYKTKRIDDLKGDAIVYDNKDELLDISPSDTETQMQAKLQSPVSSDGKKENSSRNSSYNSIRSADISSICSISSYEPSERFFRRTKAEDDDDNCITDDDDSEPMSYKKHVARLAERALRACTNYYSECIKLKPDLDRELNKKVEMIYNSEMRFNSSKR, from the coding sequence ATGCGTCGTTCTTGCcccaaattcaatttaatggcAGATCAGTCCTCATCGGATGCGCAAGAATTGACTGACAATCTTGATGATAAGGATGTGACCTTCAATTGTAATGTAGAGGGCGGGAAACAGGATGTGTTCGATGATGATCCAGAGCTGAACACTAAATCAGTTAGATCTAATAATGCCTCGGATGATAGTGATGCGAGCATGTATAACAGATGTTGGGAGAGGGCTCAACATTATGTTCATGAGTTTATAAAGAAACAGGATGACAATCTGAGTGAAGATACAAATTCCAAAGCTTCATCATGCCGAGAAAACATAGAAGTATCTAAGAAAGAACAGTTGAAGAAAAGCTTTCAGAAAATGAATTGCACCAGATGCTCACATGAAACTGATACCGGAAATCACTCAGATACTGAGCTTAGTCAATTGTCCCCATCATCGAGCGAAGAGTCAAAAACGTATAGTCAAGTCTATAGCGAAATTTTGGAAGAGTCCAAGGCAAGACAGAAGAAGGCTGAGAAGATCTGTCGAGTTTATAATCATAACAATGAGAGAACTATGAGGTGGGTGAAGAAAATTGGGCAatacgatgatgatgattccACTACGGATGCCTCCGAACGTAGTGACAAAGATGCAGAAGACAACTGTGCGCAATCAGAGCATGATATCGATTACGAAAGTTTAATTAAAGAGCAATTGGATGTTATAGCTCAATATCAAAGCGACCCACTTGCCACTTTCCGAAACTGCATGAAGGAATACATAAGTGACATTGATGAAGCTCGAATTTTTGAGAAGAATACTCTTATGAATACCAAACAGTTGGATTCACCAAAGTTAAGTGCTCGATCTAAGCATTGCACTCAACAGCTCGTTTCtgaaaatgaaacttcaaagTTAAAGGTTGCTAAAATTATTGGCGAAAATGAGACTGAAATACTACAATTCGAGCACTGTGAAATTTATCACGTAAAGAAATCTAATAGAAATAAAGATATGAGTAATTGGCATGAAAATAAGAGCGatacttttctttcttttccaACTAAAGAAGTTTCTCCAAAATCGAAAAGTCCCAAAGAAATAGTTGAGCCATCTTCTAACTACATTGATCATAGTGCAGAATTTAAGGATCAGTCTGAAATGCGAAATGACAAAAAATCTGAATACCAACATTTGGAAGCAAACAGTTCAGAAATGTCTTTAAAATACAATGATGATTGTTATAAGCAAGTCTCAGAACGTAGCGAATCATCCGATGAGTCGGAAACAAGCTTAAGATCTTTCTTATTGAAAGATGAACAAGAATCGCACAGAACTCGTGGACCCAAAAAGTCCGACGGAACTTCCAATAACAGTCGAAAATCACAGCATTTACCCACGACATCAAGCCGCAACAGCGAAGCTCACAGTTCCTATGATAATAGTTCAGATAGCACCAAAAATTACTGTGTGAGCAGTAAGAGTTCGACTTCTTACTGTTCTGAGATCAACAGCAATCGATCTCACAAAAGAATATCCAAGGATATTGCGTCCAAGTCATATGAAAATCGCGCTTGTAGTCCCATTAAGGTAAAATTGACACCTCGGCGAGCTAATCAAATGATTTGCAAACAGATCGAGGCTATAGACGATTATGGTGATGATGCCGATTATATTGAGTATCCAAGCGAGGTGAAGCTGCAGCATTCGCAAGCTAGTATAACAAGCGAAGACAAAGGTATCCAATATCCCAGCGAGGATGAAGAGGATCCTCTAAGATATAAAACAAAGAGAATAGATGATTTGAAGGGTGATGCTATCGTCTATGACAACAAGGATGAATTGCTGGATATTAGTCCAAGCGACACCGAGACGcaaatgcaagcaaaactACAGTCTCCTGTCTCAAGTGACGGCAAGAAAGAAAATAGCTCTCGGAATAGTAGCTACAACTCGATCCGGAGTGCGGATATAAGCAGCATTTGTAGTATTTCCAGCTATGAGCCAAGCGAACGATTCTTTCGCCGCACTAAAGCCGAAGATGATGACGACAACTGCATTACAGATGACGATGATTCGGAGCCAATGAGCTACAAGAAGCATGTGGCACGATTGGCAGAGCGAGCCCTGCGTGCTTGCACCAACTACTACAGCGAGTGCATCAAATTGAAACCAGATCTCGACCGGGAGCTCAATAAAAAGGTGGAAATGATATATAACTCGGAAATGCGCTTCAATTCGTCGAAAAGGTAA